ATCAGCTTTACGTCTCCGATTGAGAATAGGCTGCCGCTAAGGACAGGCGTTACTCCGTGCTTCGGAGCTGCTGAAATCTTATCTTTTAGTGGAGAAATTATGAGAAGGGAGAAGATGGATCCGGAATTGGAGTCAGTATATCCTGACAAAAACAGTCCACTGTTTGTCCATATTCATGCAAGCTGTGCCATTGCAGGGGGACATGTGTATGGAGGAGGGCTTAAATGTGGGAAGGCATTTCGTTCGCTTCGCGTTTTTATGGTGCCATTAAAAAACAATAATTAATTGGGAGGTTATGATGAAGATAATAAGATTAGTCGCACTTTCGTTAGCATTAGGTATTTTATTAACTGCATGTAGCGAGAATTCAGGAGGAGGAACAACCGCAGCTGTAGCAGATAAAGCAGATAATTCCAGCTCAGGAGCAGCAGATCATGGAAACATTCAAAAACCGTCATCACCGCTGCGGTATTCCTTAGGAACTGGTTCTTCAGGAGGTAATTTCTATTTGATTGGTGGTGGTGCTACCACCATATTAAATAATAAACTTCCGGATTATTTTGTTATTACAGCAGAAGAAACCGGAGGTTCCACAGCAAATCTTACCATGATACAAAACGGTGAAGCAGAAATCGGTATTGCAATGACCTCAACACTTGATCCGAGTATCACCGGAGAGCCACTTGATAAAGTTAGAGGAATGGTACCGTTATATCCTTCTTACATGACAATGTATTCATTAAAATCTGCCAATATTAACACTTTAACAGATTTGAATGGCAGAATTATTGGTTTGGGCTCTAAGGGAGCGGCGATGGACAGTGTACTTCGTCAGGCGTTTGATGAGATGGGAATTAAACCTTCTTCGATTTATAATGACGGTTTTGGAGCTACAGCATCAGCAGTAGGAGATGGCCAGTTAGATGCGGCGGTTATGTTCTCTTATCCTCCATTTTCCTCCATTACAGAATTGGAAGCTACACAAGATTTGGGCTTTATTGGGCTAACAGAAGAAGAGCAAAAGCAGTTAACAGATATGTTTCCGTTTTATAGTCCGGATGTGCTGCCAGCAGGTTCTTATAAAGGCATAACAGAGGATCTGCCTGTTGTAACTGAGTGGAACATGTTAGTCGGAAGTACTGATGTATCTCAGGAGTACGGTTATCTTCTTACAAAAACGTTATTTGAAAGCAATCCGGAGTTAGTTGAAATACATAAAAGTTTAACTCATGCTGTTCCTGAATATTGTAAGTACTTTAACATTCCTCTACATGCAGGGACTGTTCAGTATTTAAAGGAAATCGGATCAGATATACCAGCAGAGTTAATTCCCGAGGAGTATGTTGAATAGAAAACTAAAGATTGGTGGGGAAAAAATGAAATACCAAAAAATTAATAAAACTATGATAATAGCTTTAGCACTCTTTGCGGTAGTGATTCATGTAGGCAATTATACTTTCTTTACAATGCCTAGTATCTTATTTTATGCATGGCATTTGTTTTTGGGCCTGTTCTTTATTTTTCTGACGAATCCGTTGGGAAAGGGAAAAGAGTTATCTCCCTCCATTCAAATGGCCTGCCGCGTTGCAGATTGGACCTTAATTATTCTTACCATCGTTGTAAGTGGTTACGTAATTATTAACTATGAGTCTTATGTGTTTAATATGCAAAACAATAAACTAAATAATCAGCTGTTTGTATTCGGCATTATCATTACCCTGATTGTATTAGAGGCAGGGAGGCGAGTTCTTGGAAATGTGCTTCCTCTTATCGCAATTGTTGCTATAATTTATGCTCTCTTTGGTAATAAGATACCGGGGCTATTTGGTCATAGAGGTTATTCCATGCAGAGAGTTGTACTGGCAATTTTTAGTGATAGAGGTGTATATGGTACACCGATTGGAACTTCTGCAACAAATGTGTACCTGTTTTTATTATTTGCTGCGTTTCTTAATGTATCTGGTGCGGATGAGATTTTTCAAAATATTGCAACTGCATTGGCTGGAAAAAAACGTGGCGGACCCGCGAAAATGGCGGTTATTGCCAGTGCCTTTTTTGGTACAATTTCTGGTAGTTGTGTAGCCAACGTAGTTAGTACCGGTGCATTTACTATACCACTTATGAAGCGAAGTGGATATCGAAAAGATGTAGCTGGAGCGGTCGAAGCAGTAGCATCTACTGGTGGTCAGATTATGCCTCCCATTATGGGTGCAGCAGCATTTGTGTTAGCAGATGTTACTGGCGTACAGTATGCAACTGTTTGTATCTCAGCATTGCTTCCAGCATTTATGTACTACTTCTGTTTAATGAAAATGGTGGACTTAGAAGCAGTAAAATATGGTATTAAAGGTTTGGATGAAAGTGAAATACCAGATTTAGGCGAATCCTTAAAGCGTGGTATGAAATTATTTGTTCCTGTTGCAGTTCTTCTATTCATGATGCTTGTACTTAAAACAACTCCAATGAAGGCAGCTATTTTTGCAACAGCATCTATTATTATTTTGGGATTATTGGACGGAAAAAATCGCATGAAATTGCAGGATATGATAGATGGAGCAGTAAGTGCAGGAAAGTCCTTGTGTTCCGTTGTAGGTGCTTGTGCAACAGCAGGAATCGTTGTGGCAGTTTTCTCTCTTACAGGACTTGGCCTTAAATTTTCTAACTTTATCGTTCAGATGGGAGGAAATTCTTTAATTCCCAGTCTTATACTGGCTATGCTTGTATGTGCGGTACTTGGAATGGGGCTTCCGACCACTGCTGCATACATCGTATGTGCAACAGCAATTGCACCGGCTTTAGTCGGTTTAGGAGTACCTCTTTTACCAGCACACTTGTTCCTGATGTATTTTGCCTCACTTTCTGCTATTACTCCCCCCGTGGCCGTTGCATCGTATGCGGCGGCTGGTATAGCAGAAGAAAATCCGATGAAGGTTGGATTGACTGCTGTAAAGCTTGGTATAACTGGATTTATCCTTCCATTTGCATTCGTTCTGAATACGGATTATGTAACCTTAACCTTTAGTTTCCAAACATTGATGACTATTTTATCTAGTATCGTAATTTGCTATTCACTGGCCTGCCTGCTACAGGGATATGTTGAATCCAGGATTACTATATTTGAAAGAATAGGCTATCTGGTTGTAATTGTATTAGCAATCACTCCATTTTTTGTTCATTCAGCGATTGGTATTGTATTGTTTGTCGTGTTATATGGTGGACGGCAGATAGAAGCACGGAGAAAATATCGTGTATTAGCATAGGTATATAAATACGAATGAAGAACGCAGTCTTCAGAATAAATTTTATTAGGAGGATATAGAAGTGAATAAACAAAGTGTTGAAACAGAATTTGCACCAAAAGCTATTGGACCTTATTCTCAGGCGATTCTGTCAAATGGTATGATTTTCGTATCAGGTCAGATTCCGATTGATCCCAATACAGGTGATTTCTCAGATGATAATATTACAGCAAATACAAAACAGTCTCTGGAAAATATAAAAGCAATTTTAGAAAAAGTTGGATATACCATGTCTGATGTTGTAAAGACAACTGTTTATTTAAAGGATATGGAGGATTTTGCAGCCATGAATGAAATGTACGCAAAATATTTTGCGGCTCCTTTTCCGGCAAGAGCAGCATTCCAGGTAGCAAAACTACCAAAAGATGCAAAGATAGAAATTGAAGCAATTGCAGTAAAATAATTAAATGATATAGCTCATGCATGAAAGTAAATGCCTTCCGTTGCGCCTACTTGGCCATTACGGCTATCCTTGCAAGTGCGCATGTAATAAGTTTTGACGATGTGGAGACCGTACGTCAGTTTATGTATCAGGGAGTTTTTATTTTACTCTTTGCCAGGATCCATGGACCCAAGGATACAAGGCTGTTCATATGCTGTTTGACTATTTTGTAGATGACAGGCATAATGTTCCCGAAATTTACATCATAAAAACAATTATAAAATTAAAGAGAATCTGGATTAGCAAGTTAACTGTTATACTAATTGAATAAAAAACACTAAGAAATCCAGTAAAACAAACTCTTTATTGGAAGTCAGGTAACGGGAAAAGTAAGACGGGACGCAGTTAAAAATAACGCGTCCCATTTATTATGCTCTTTCGTGGAAATGGACGAGGGCGTATGAACAAAAAGGAACAGATAAAGCATTCGCCGGAGTGCGGCTGGATATTACAGGTTATGGACACATTGAAAAAACTATTTAAAAACTGAAATAAAATCAATTAAAATATACGGGATTTGAAGCGAAAATACCAAGAGGGTTTTAAGATATGTTATCATATTTAAAAAAATGCCCATCTTTGCAGGAAATAAAATATTTGCTATAATAAAAATTGCCATATTTTCAAACGCTCATTGCGACGGATATATGGAGCTTCATATAAATGATACCGGAAAGAGGAAAAGGGATGAAAAAGCCTTCTAAATTATCTGTTCGGATGTTTCTATTGTTACTGCTATGTGTGGTCATGCCTTTGGCAGGAACCTGTATTTACGTACGCGTCAGCATGGAACATTTTATCCAGGAAAAGCTGAGTGAAAAAGTTATTCAGAACATTTCAAGGGGAGAACGGAATATCTGCGATAATTTACAAAACATAGCCGCTTTGACCAACGTCTTTGTATATGACGAA
This genomic stretch from Lacrimispora sphenoides harbors:
- a CDS encoding PPC domain-containing DNA-binding protein, with the translated sequence MAKLYDVIIPGGEDIREAITEFVLKKDWEEVSVIGAVGSVQDISFTSPIENRLPLRTGVTPCFGAAEILSFSGEIMRREKMDPELESVYPDKNSPLFVHIHASCAIAGGHVYGGGLKCGKAFRSLRVFMVPLKNNN
- a CDS encoding TAXI family TRAP transporter solute-binding subunit → MMKIIRLVALSLALGILLTACSENSGGGTTAAVADKADNSSSGAADHGNIQKPSSPLRYSLGTGSSGGNFYLIGGGATTILNNKLPDYFVITAEETGGSTANLTMIQNGEAEIGIAMTSTLDPSITGEPLDKVRGMVPLYPSYMTMYSLKSANINTLTDLNGRIIGLGSKGAAMDSVLRQAFDEMGIKPSSIYNDGFGATASAVGDGQLDAAVMFSYPPFSSITELEATQDLGFIGLTEEEQKQLTDMFPFYSPDVLPAGSYKGITEDLPVVTEWNMLVGSTDVSQEYGYLLTKTLFESNPELVEIHKSLTHAVPEYCKYFNIPLHAGTVQYLKEIGSDIPAELIPEEYVE
- a CDS encoding Rid family detoxifying hydrolase, which translates into the protein MNKQSVETEFAPKAIGPYSQAILSNGMIFVSGQIPIDPNTGDFSDDNITANTKQSLENIKAILEKVGYTMSDVVKTTVYLKDMEDFAAMNEMYAKYFAAPFPARAAFQVAKLPKDAKIEIEAIAVK
- a CDS encoding TRAP transporter permease, with protein sequence MKYQKINKTMIIALALFAVVIHVGNYTFFTMPSILFYAWHLFLGLFFIFLTNPLGKGKELSPSIQMACRVADWTLIILTIVVSGYVIINYESYVFNMQNNKLNNQLFVFGIIITLIVLEAGRRVLGNVLPLIAIVAIIYALFGNKIPGLFGHRGYSMQRVVLAIFSDRGVYGTPIGTSATNVYLFLLFAAFLNVSGADEIFQNIATALAGKKRGGPAKMAVIASAFFGTISGSCVANVVSTGAFTIPLMKRSGYRKDVAGAVEAVASTGGQIMPPIMGAAAFVLADVTGVQYATVCISALLPAFMYYFCLMKMVDLEAVKYGIKGLDESEIPDLGESLKRGMKLFVPVAVLLFMMLVLKTTPMKAAIFATASIIILGLLDGKNRMKLQDMIDGAVSAGKSLCSVVGACATAGIVVAVFSLTGLGLKFSNFIVQMGGNSLIPSLILAMLVCAVLGMGLPTTAAYIVCATAIAPALVGLGVPLLPAHLFLMYFASLSAITPPVAVASYAAAGIAEENPMKVGLTAVKLGITGFILPFAFVLNTDYVTLTFSFQTLMTILSSIVICYSLACLLQGYVESRITIFERIGYLVVIVLAITPFFVHSAIGIVLFVVLYGGRQIEARRKYRVLA